In one Oryza glaberrima chromosome 2, OglaRS2, whole genome shotgun sequence genomic region, the following are encoded:
- the LOC127763676 gene encoding polyadenylate-binding protein-interacting protein 7-like isoform X1, whose amino-acid sequence MSSHGFSTKGGDAGSKLPSTVTTLNPNAAEFVPSTFRSPFGSRTVADVSKPDFRGLSGKTNLGRSESSKSNNSDDETHQFWHRQLPDDIIPDFSDMEKVEQQHGELSFSGLSLNAPPFFGTAASNLSREHHGLLSQAGKNLDLGHNDLYYDENSGSNSGEQNHADNLCYTNGKLDLLYDHDPLEYLVSQFPGFSVESLSELYCANGCDFDLTVEILTQLEMQVDASSCQNLNLAPNTPNIGTVNFPVLPGTEDLNCLFEGNVGAHGITNRHNSSTMSRTGDFVSAIQRFALQDAGHMKFKNESPKYANGLLSIVARKQYGCDTRSSLGNKFLKASSNVHSAPVSLKTGDAMASMCSESRGEAGDFARIRNTCFEQATQAYMMGNKALAKELSMKGQLYNLQMKAAHETAREAIYQQRNPFSSEQGQDRLIDLHGLQVSEAIQVVKAELALLMGATRSAGEGTDHDLHWNRTPHQGLSRGKVAGRP is encoded by the exons ATGAGTTCACATGGATTTTCTACAAAAGGCGGAGATGCAGGGTCAAAATTACCAAGTACAGTTACCACCCTAAATCCAAATGCAGCAGAATTTGTCCCTTCAACTTTTAGGTCGCCTTTTGGAAGTAGAACAGTTGCGGATGTAAGTAAACCAGATTTTAGGGGGCTCTCTGGTAAAACGAACCTTGGTAGGTCGGAATCATCAAAATCTAATAACTCGGATGATGAAACACACCAGTTTTGGCATAGACAGCTTCCTGATGATATTATTCCAGACTTCAGTGATATGGAAAAAGTTGAACAGCAACATGGAGAATTGTCATTTTCTGGATTGTCATTGAATGCACCCCCTTTCTTTGGCACAGCAGCCAGCAACTTGTCGAGAGAGCATCATGGGTTATTGTCTCAAGCAGGCAAGAATCTTGACCTGGGGCACAATGATTTGTATTATGATGAGAATTCAGGTTCAAACAGTGGGGAGCAAAATCATGCAGATAACCTATGTTATACTAATGGGAAGCTTGACCTCCTTTATGATCATGACCCACTTGAGTATTTAGTATCCCAGTTTCCTGGTTTTTCTGTGGAGAGCCTTTCTGAGTTGTACTGTGCTAATGGTTGCGACTTCGACCTTACTGTTGAAATTCTCACTCAGTTAGAG ATGCAAGTTGATGCTAGCTCCTGTCAGAATCTGAATCTGGCCCCAAATACACCAAACATTGGCACAGTAAACTTCCCTGTACTACCTGGAACAGAAGACCTTAATTGTTTGTTTGAAGGCAATGTAGGTGCCCATGGAATTACAAACAGACACAACTCTTCAACAATGTCTAGGACTGGAGATTTTGTTTCAGCTATTCAAAGATTTGCATTGCAGGATGCTGGCCACATGAAGTTTAAAAATGAAAGTCCCAAGTATGCTAATGGTCTTTTGAGTATTGTTGCGCGGAAACAGTATGGCTGTGATACAAGGTCTTCCTTAGGAAACAAGTTCCTTAAGGCCAGTAGTAATGTTCACTCAGCCCCAGTCAGTCTAAAGACTGGTGATGCCATGG CAAGCATGTGCTCAGAATCAAGGGGGGAAGCTGGTGATTTTGCCCGCATACGCAATACATGTTTTGAACAA GCCACGCAAGCTTATATGATGGGAAACAAAGCGTTAGCAAAGGAACTGAGCATGAAGGGACAGTTGTACAACCTGCAAATGAAGGCAGCTCATGAGACAGCTAGGGAAGCTATTTATCAGCAAAG GAACCCATTTTCATCTGAACAAGGCCAGGACCGTCTGATCGACTTGCATGGGCTTCAGGTGAGCGAAGCCATCCAGGTTGTGAAGGCTGAGCTTGCCCTCCTGATGGGTGCTACAAGGTCAGCTGGAGAAGGCACAGATCATGATCTGCATTGGAACAGGACACCACACCAAGGGCTCTCGCGAGGCAAGGTTGCCGGACGCCCTTGA
- the LOC127763676 gene encoding polyadenylate-binding protein-interacting protein 7-like isoform X2 — MSSHGFSTKGGDAGSKLPSTVTTLNPNAAEFVPSTFRSPFGSRTVADVSKPDFRGLSGKTNLGRSESSKSNNSDDETHQFWHRQLPDDIIPDFSDMEKVEQQHGELSFSGLSLNAPPFFGTAASNLSREHHGLLSQAGKNLDLGHNDLYYDENSGSNSGEQNHADNLCYTNGKLDLLYDHDPLEYLVSQFPGFSVESLSELYCANGCDFDLTVEILTQLEMQVDASSCQNLNLAPNTPNIGTVNFPVLPGTEDLNCLFEGNDAGHMKFKNESPKYANGLLSIVARKQYGCDTRSSLGNKFLKASSNVHSAPVSLKTGDAMASMCSESRGEAGDFARIRNTCFEQATQAYMMGNKALAKELSMKGQLYNLQMKAAHETAREAIYQQRNPFSSEQGQDRLIDLHGLQVSEAIQVVKAELALLMGATRSAGEGTDHDLHWNRTPHQGLSRGKVAGRP, encoded by the exons ATGAGTTCACATGGATTTTCTACAAAAGGCGGAGATGCAGGGTCAAAATTACCAAGTACAGTTACCACCCTAAATCCAAATGCAGCAGAATTTGTCCCTTCAACTTTTAGGTCGCCTTTTGGAAGTAGAACAGTTGCGGATGTAAGTAAACCAGATTTTAGGGGGCTCTCTGGTAAAACGAACCTTGGTAGGTCGGAATCATCAAAATCTAATAACTCGGATGATGAAACACACCAGTTTTGGCATAGACAGCTTCCTGATGATATTATTCCAGACTTCAGTGATATGGAAAAAGTTGAACAGCAACATGGAGAATTGTCATTTTCTGGATTGTCATTGAATGCACCCCCTTTCTTTGGCACAGCAGCCAGCAACTTGTCGAGAGAGCATCATGGGTTATTGTCTCAAGCAGGCAAGAATCTTGACCTGGGGCACAATGATTTGTATTATGATGAGAATTCAGGTTCAAACAGTGGGGAGCAAAATCATGCAGATAACCTATGTTATACTAATGGGAAGCTTGACCTCCTTTATGATCATGACCCACTTGAGTATTTAGTATCCCAGTTTCCTGGTTTTTCTGTGGAGAGCCTTTCTGAGTTGTACTGTGCTAATGGTTGCGACTTCGACCTTACTGTTGAAATTCTCACTCAGTTAGAG ATGCAAGTTGATGCTAGCTCCTGTCAGAATCTGAATCTGGCCCCAAATACACCAAACATTGGCACAGTAAACTTCCCTGTACTACCTGGAACAGAAGACCTTAATTGTTTGTTTGAAGGCAAT GATGCTGGCCACATGAAGTTTAAAAATGAAAGTCCCAAGTATGCTAATGGTCTTTTGAGTATTGTTGCGCGGAAACAGTATGGCTGTGATACAAGGTCTTCCTTAGGAAACAAGTTCCTTAAGGCCAGTAGTAATGTTCACTCAGCCCCAGTCAGTCTAAAGACTGGTGATGCCATGG CAAGCATGTGCTCAGAATCAAGGGGGGAAGCTGGTGATTTTGCCCGCATACGCAATACATGTTTTGAACAA GCCACGCAAGCTTATATGATGGGAAACAAAGCGTTAGCAAAGGAACTGAGCATGAAGGGACAGTTGTACAACCTGCAAATGAAGGCAGCTCATGAGACAGCTAGGGAAGCTATTTATCAGCAAAG GAACCCATTTTCATCTGAACAAGGCCAGGACCGTCTGATCGACTTGCATGGGCTTCAGGTGAGCGAAGCCATCCAGGTTGTGAAGGCTGAGCTTGCCCTCCTGATGGGTGCTACAAGGTCAGCTGGAGAAGGCACAGATCATGATCTGCATTGGAACAGGACACCACACCAAGGGCTCTCGCGAGGCAAGGTTGCCGGACGCCCTTGA
- the LOC127761244 gene encoding mRNA cap guanine-N7 methyltransferase 2 encodes MAVTPHHRLYEFAKTALIKIFAFPYATVCDLYCDGGVDTDKWGDAQIGHYIGIDASASGVNDARELWESRKKLFTSEFIELDPSADDFEAQMQEKGIQADIVCCMQHLQLCFESEEHAQKLLNNVSSLLKPGGYFVGIIPDSSTIWTKYQKNVEASHNKGLKTVPNSIRSENYVITFEVEEEKFPFFGKKYQLKFANESMFENHCLVHFPSFMRLAREAGLEYVEIQNLTEFYDDNRTQFAPLLGGYGSSLVDPRGKLVARSFDILGLYSTFVFQKPDPDAMPPIVTPELHDPENDQEEEWLWTQQASMDDGRVSRTDILPPADNEKGILGPGPADMRL; translated from the exons ATGGCAGTGACACCGCATCATCGGTTATATGAATTCGCTAAGACTGCCCTTATCAAGATTTTCGCATTCCCTTATGCCACA GTCTGTGACCTGTATTGTGATGGTGGGGTTGATACAGACAAGTGGGGCGATGCACAAATTGGTCACTACATAGGGATTG ATGCCTCTGCATCAGGTGTCAATGATGCTCGTGAGCTGTGGGAGAGCAGAAAGAAACTTTTCACGTCCGAGTTCATCGAGTTAGATCCTTCTGCT GATGACTTTGAAGCTCAAATGCAAGAAAAGGGCATCCAAGCAGATATAGTTTGTTGTATGCAGCATTTGCAG TTATGTTTCGAGAGTGAGGAACATGCTCAAAAGCTTCTGAATAATGTATCATCTTTACTCAAACCTGGAGGCTATTTTGTTGGCATAATTCCTGATTCATCTACAATATG gacaaaatatcaaaagaatGTCGAGGCTTCACATAATAAGGGTCTGAAGACTGTTCCAAATAGCATTCGCTCAGAGAACTATGTCATCACCTTTGAAGTTGAGGAAGAAAA GTTTCCTTTCTTTGGAAAAAAGTACCAACTCAAATTTGCAAATGAATCAATGTTCGAGAATCACTGCCTGGTCCACTTTCCCAGCTTTATGAG ATTAGCAAGGGAGGCAGGACTTGAATATGTAGAGATCCAGAATTTAACCGAGTTTTACGATGATAACAG AACTCAGTTTGCTCCATTGCTTGGTGGTTATGGTTCCAGTTTGGTGGATCCGCGTGGAAAGCTTGTCGCTCGTTCGTTTGATATTTTAG GCTTGTATTCAACTTTTGTTTTCCAGAAGCCTGACCCAGATGCAATGCCACCAATTGTAACACCCGAGTTGCATGATCCTGAGAATGATCAAGAAGAG GAATGGCTCTGGACGCAGCAGGCATCAATGGACGATGGAAGGGTCTCACGTACTGATATACTTCCTCCTGCGGATAATGAGAAAGGCATCCTTGGTCCTGGACCTGCAGATATGAGGCTTTAA